DNA sequence from the Leptospiraceae bacterium genome:
ATCCGCCAGGTTAAACACAGGTACTTATAAAGAAAAAAAACCGGTATTGCACCGGGTGGCCTTTCAATGATTTGAGAGGGAATAGTTAAGCATGAAATAGGAATAATAAGAGCTATTCAAGTCCGGACTTTTTTTCCGAATTTTTATTTACCAGAAGGGGTTTGGAGGGAGTTTTTTCCTCCAATGAGTAATTCATCTGATAAGACTTGCTATCAGCGTATTCCCTATCGCTTTTTATACTGTTCGGGTGAGGGTTGAATAAAAAAAGTGCAGATAGAACCACTCCCACAACTAAAAAAGAACTCACGAAAAGGAATTTAGTAATCGTAAACATATCTCTTGCTGACCCCTATAAATAATTTATTGATAGATAGTAATTTAGACGTAAAAAGAAAGAATTGCAATAAATAAATTTATGAAAAAATAAAAAATTCAGATTTATTTCTCGCTGCCCTTCCGTAAGTTTGAACCAAACTTTTCAGGAAATCACTATGACTACAGCTTTTATTCTTCGAAAGGAATTCTGGAAGCATGATACGGGTCTGTATCATCCGGAAAACAGCCAGAGACTGACAGCCATACAGGAAAGGCTCGAAAGCACCTCCTATTTTAGCAAATTAAACCGCTTACAGGGAAGAGAAGCCACTGAAGAGGATTTAAAACTCATTCATGATTCAGATTATGTTTCGAAGGCCCTGAAACGACTTAGTCTGGGTTCGGGAAGCTTTGATGCGGATACTCCCTATTCGGAAGGCAGCTACTCAGCAGCTTTATTAGCTGCTGGTGCCGGTTTAGAACTGGCAGATGCAATTCTCGAAGGTAAGGCCCAAAATGGCTTTGCCCTGGTTCGACCTCCCGGCCACCACGCGGAAACCAACAGGGCTATGGGATTTTGTTTTTTTAATAATGTAGCGATAACCGCTCGTTATCTACAAAAAAGCCTGAAAAAAATATTCATAATAGATTGGGATGTGCACCACGGAAATGGAACTCAAAGTTCTTTTTATGAAGATGATACGGTTTTCTTTTTTTCCAGTCATCAATACCCTTTCTACCCGGGTACAGGCTCTTTTCAGGAAATCGGTCTGGGAAAAGGGAAAGATTTTACAAAAAATCATCCCCTGCAAAGAGGAAGTGGAGAAGATAAAATTTTAGAAATTTTTTCTGAAAGCCTTTTGAAAGAAATTGAAAAATTTCAACCGGAGTTTATACTTATTTCTGCGGGATTTGATGCCCACAAAAAGGATCCGCTGGGAGGGTTGGAATTCAGTACATCTACCTTTGAAAAAATGACCATCCTTGTAAAAAAGGCTGCCGAAGAGTTTTGTAAAGGCAGAATCATTTCATTTCTTGAGGGTGGGTATGATGTTTCCGCCCTATCTGAATCTGTAGAAGCACACCTGGCTGTGTTAAACTCTTAAGCCAGAAAGGAGGCAGCCATCTATTTTACCCAGAAATTAGCTGATTTAAAAGCAAAGGTAGACAATCTGGAAGATTTTGTAAGTCTTGTTCGCCAGCAAATGAAGAAAAAAAGAGAGGAACGAAATTCCTGGTCGAGCTGGCACAAAGAATGGAAAGAGGCCTGGTTAAAAAAATCAGAAGACAGGGAATCTGAAGAAGAACTGGAAAAAAGACGAAAAGAAACCAGTATCACACGCCGTTACCCAACCCTTCCCTGAGTGTTTAAAAAGTGGTCGCTTGAGTACCTTCGGATATCGAAGCGACCACCCTTTGATTAAAGTTCCCGGCTTCGAAGGAAGGCAAACACCTTTTCTTCTAAAAATTCTTCTACTCGGTGAATACGGCTGGTATCGATAGATTGATGAATAGATTCAGGTTTTTTCCAGATGAACTGGGTTTCCATAAAAACTTTCTTCGGATCGTTCAAAAAAGATTCGATTCGAACTTCTACAATAGGTTCTTCGTTTTGTCTGGGTTCCTGGTTGTTTAAAACAAGACGCAAACCCCCTCCCTGAACCTGCTTTCCGAGAACCGATAATTTTTCAGGTTTTTGCCCCAATAGCGACTCCCAGATTTCCTGAAAGGCATGTTCCCGAATCGAATCGGCAAGAATCCGAAAAGTAATATCACTCGATAGGATTTGTTTTCCTTCTAAGGGCCATACTTCTTGAAAGGCTAAGAGGATCCTTTCGATTTCCTCTTCCAGAAGCTCAAGGGAATAGGAAGGCTCCGGCACAATAATTAATAACTGACCGAGATTCTGCCCCGGATTCATAAGCTTTATTTCGAGAGGAGAAGTCCCCTGTCGTAAAAGATTAATCTGAGCCACATTATAGTTTGCTACAGTAATTTCCACTTTTTGCTCTTCCAGTTTGGCCTGAAATTGCAGGGACTGTGCTTTATCGAATAGGGGTAAAGGAGCAAAGATGTAATTCACTCCCGTGTGGATAATTTTCTTTCCCTGGATAATCATACTTTTTCCAGACAAGCCTTTCAGACTCCCTTCTTCCGTCAAATTGGATTCCTCATATTTATTTTTAAAGGAAGAAACTTTGTTTGGTCGATAAGTACAATGACTTTAGATAATGACAAAGTTTAAACCTAAAAACGGAGGTTTGGGTTTATGGATCCTTTGGCAATTAACACGGATGTAAGTCGCATGGAGAGGACGGGTTTACCCGCACATCAGTATCAGGAAGATCTGATTGCTTCTCCTAAAGAAAGCGCAGTAGAACTCAAGCATGTAGCTCCTGAGCCCATACAGGATGTATATGAATCACAAAAAGCCCGGGAAGAAAAACATCAGCCCAGGCACCAGGTGATAAGTGCAGAAGAAATCACCAACCTGATTCATATGCTGGTTCTTAGAACCCCTATGGAATGGAAAGGAGAAGAACGATTGCTTGATATAAAAAGTTAAGAGGTGGTTTCTGATACTTTTAGGACTTATCATACAGGATGGATGGCTATATTTTTTAGGGTTTATACTTACCCTTTTAATTCTGGCCGTACTCTGGATTCTCTATATCCAGTTTATAATTCCGTATTTAAAGCTTCGTTCCGCTGAAATTATTCCTCCTCCAGAAAAAGGAGCTAGTTTTGAATTCGTAGTAAAAGAAACGGAAAGAATGAGTAATTTTGTTATAGGCAGAAAAGTGGGACATTTAGCAACCAAATGTGATGCCATCTCAGAAAACCATCTTGTCTTTCAATTTAAGCGAATGAGGGATTCGGAGGAATACGATATTCTGGTGAAGCGGGGCGGGGCTACCATGGTAAAACCACCTCGCATGTCGGTTTATACAAAAATGGATTCCAACTTAAAATTAGAAAGCCATGAAGTTATCGGTAAGACTGCTGACTTCCGGATTTCAGATGGAATGATAAAAGACCGGATGACAAGTTATATTGAAATTAAGCTTACCTCCCAATTTTTTGTAGATCACAAGGGAGCGGAAAGGATGAAGTTTATTTTTACCGTCAATCGGATTCATCCGGGAATGCTCTTTAAGAATCCATCCAAACCCTATTTCTACAGCCTGGGTAAACCTAAAGGGGAAGAACAGGAAGATATTCCGGATGAGGATTAGTTTTATTGGAAGCAAGCGAGCCACCGATGGCTCGCATACGATTTAACCCCTGTTATCTGGAATATTTAATTATCTCGTCGGTTTCTTCTGCATCCTCAGAAAGTCTGTCTGTTGTAAAGCTAAAACCTTCTTCAGGAATGATATTAAACATTACGGTATCGATTACATTCTGGTCATGAACAATATTTAAGCGGTATTTCCCTTCTGCCAGATTCTCAAACTTTCCTTTCAGGTAGTTGGTATCTTTTTCTACAGATTTTGTTTTCACTTCTATCTCTACGAAACCGAGAGACTCTTTTTCGAGGGTGACAATAAAACTTTTTCCGGAACCCGGACTTCGATCGAACATATACATGAAGTGGATAGTATCTTTCGGGGAGAAAAAAAGATTCTCACGGGTAACAGTATACTCTGTTACCACAAAAAGCTCTTTTTCGAGCAGATCGATTTCTCTTTCATCGCTGACATGCCATCCAAAATTTCCGGAGGGAACTCCACAATGACTAAAAAGAAGTAGAAGGAAGAATACAAAAAAATAATTCAATATTTTCATCGTTTACCGGCTTACTAAATAATACTTCGGAAAAAAAAAGAATTTCAGTAAGAAATCTTACTCTTTTATAACCCTTCCCTTATCGGTAACATCAATTTCTCCGGGACGATGAGTTTCCGAAAAAGGATTCCTCTCTTCACCGGAACTCGTGTGAACATAAAAATTCGCATTTAGTTTCTTAAGCAGGTAACGACCCAGTAATTTCAGGCCAAAATAAAAAACTAAGAAAAATAGAATGATTTTGATAAGCATAATGACCCAGTCTATAATCGTTTAGACCAGAGGTCAAATGCTTTTGGTAGAAAGAAAAGGAAGACCTCCTTTTTTCAGAGAAAAAAAACTTGATTCAAATTTTATATAGTATCTGGTTAGCCACTTATAAACCCCGATTGTTTGGAGCTTTATAAATAAAAGCCCTAACCACTAGTACCCAGAGCATACACCTGAGATACAACTTTCAGGTTGCTGTAAAGGTCAGTATACTACCCGCTATACTATTCCAGTATACGTACAGGTAGGCGAAAAAGCTATAATTACGTATACCGGCAGCTAATCCCGTACCTATACTTGACTGCCTGAGAACCTGAAAGGTATACTGTAGTTGTAAGCTTTTTGTAAAACCGGTGTTTTGGTTTATTTAATGAGCGAGTCAAAGCACCGAAGGATAGATTATTTATTTTCTGTTTTTCAAAGACTCCGGATTTCTCCTGTCATGCCAGACAGCTACTATCGAAATCAGGGTTTCTTTGAGAACGTAGTAGAGGGAGAAAGGAAAACGCTTTAGTCTTGTTTTCATTTTTCATGATAAACCCCCTGAAGACTCCCAGTTTTAAAATGCTGAAAGCTGATCGCTGACGGCTGAAAGCTAAACATGTAATGCCTCCAAATCTCTTTCTACTTCTTCCCTTGAAAAACCGGGATGCGGGTTTTCTTCCATACGCTTTAAGCGGATGGACAGATCATGTTCTCTGGACAGATCATGTTCTGTCCCTACAGCAGGGATGGTGATGTCCTCAAAAACTACAACGACGGTGTAAGTTCCCCCTTCTACAGCCTCTGGTAGCCTGGTGGTGAGGGTTCCATCCTCGGCGACTGTGGCTTCTACTTCGTAGTGTTGCATAACTATGCTCCTTTGTTGTTTAACTACCCAGCGATTCTGCTTGACGGCATGGCCGAAGGAGAGAAATGCTTGGTTAGTTGGTGTTTACCAGAATGTTATACTATATCGCACAAGTCAATAAAAAAGCGAAAAAATATAATTATGGATAAAGAAAAATACAAAGAGCTATTTACATACCTTGGCATGAAGCAGAAAGATTTTGCTCAAAAGTATGGTGTCCAAGCTTCCAATTTAAGTGATATTGTTAATGGTAGAGCTAAACATCTCCCAATCGATGTTATTCTTAAACTAAATGAAGAGCATGGGTTTAGTATTAAATGGCTAATACAGGGAACCGGACAAATGCTGGATGTGAAAAGCAGTAATTCTCTTAGTGAAGAAGAAGAAATCATCCTTAATGAAGTCCGAAAAGATCCGAAACTATTGCGTATTTTAAAAGATTTGATTGTTTCCCTTAAAAAAAATCTGTAAATATCCTGCGTCATTTTTAGCAAAGCAAAGAAAGTAGAACAATTTTGTCTGTAGGATCGATATAATACTTAAAGAAGTAAGAGAATATTCATGAACAGAAATGACGGAAAAACAGTAATAGAACAAAAAGTAGAAGATTTTTATAAAAACCAATCAGTATATTTGAGCAAAAAGTTTCAGGAAGCTGAAGCAAGATCAAGATTTATCGACCCGTTATTTGAAGCACTTGGTTGGAAGATGGATCAAACAGGGATTCCTCACTCACAATGGGATGTTCATCGTGAGTTTACCCAAAAAGACAATTCCAGAACAAAGAAACCGGACTATGCATTTCGGATTAACGGCAAGGTAAAGTTCTTTACAGAAGCCAAGGCTCCCTGGGTTCCTCTGACCGACAAAGAACCTGTTTTTCAAGCTAAAAGATATGCTTATTCTACTTCAGGAAAAGCCCCTATTGTTATCCTTACAGACTTTGAAGAGTTTAGGGTTTTTAATGCCATAGAAAGACCTATATTCGATAATCCTTCACATGGAGTTATTAAAAAGTTAGATCTACATTATGAGAAGTATATAGATAACTGGGACTTATTATATGATACTTTTTCTAAAGAAGCTGTATTAAATGGAAGTATTGAGAGTCTACAGGGGAAAATTACTAAGAATACCAGAACTTTAGATAAAGAGTTTTTATCTGATTTGGTAGAGTGGAGAGAAAATGTAGCAAGAAATCTTGCGATACGAAATGAAAAATTAACTGTAGATGAAATCAATGAATGCGTGCAAAGAATCTTAGATAGATTAATCTTTATTAGAAACTTAGAGGATAGAGAAATCTTTCATGATACAATATTAGACTTAGCTTCTACAAAAGATGGTATCTATAAAAGACTCATTCCCAAGTTTCGAGAAATTGATAAACAATACAATGGTGAACTATTCAAAGAACATTTAAGTGAAAAGATTGTTATTGATGATAAAGTATTATACGATATTATAATAAACTTATACCCTTCTTATTCTCCTTTTCAATTTGATTTAATTGAACCGGAAATCCTCGGACGGATTTATGAAAAGTTCCTTGGTTCAAAAATTCGCTTAACAGATAGCCACAGAGCAAAAGTAGAAGAAAAAGATGAAGTGCGTCACGCAGGTGGTGTTTACTATACTCCGGAATGGATTGTGAATCATATTGTTGAAAATACAGTTGGAAAGCTAATAGAGGGAAAATCTCCAGAAGAAATTTCGGGTGAAAAAAATAATAGTTTACCACTTTCCATATTAGATCCGGCCTGCGGCTCCGGTAGCTTTTTATTGGGAGCATATCAATATTTAATAGACTATCATAAGAAGTGGTATGCTGAAAATGCCGGAAAGTCCAAGAAATATGAAAAGGACTATTATAAAGCCCAGGATGGTGAAATTCGCCTAACGCTT
Encoded proteins:
- a CDS encoding histone deacetylase, with translation MTTAFILRKEFWKHDTGLYHPENSQRLTAIQERLESTSYFSKLNRLQGREATEEDLKLIHDSDYVSKALKRLSLGSGSFDADTPYSEGSYSAALLAAGAGLELADAILEGKAQNGFALVRPPGHHAETNRAMGFCFFNNVAITARYLQKSLKKIFIIDWDVHHGNGTQSSFYEDDTVFFFSSHQYPFYPGTGSFQEIGLGKGKDFTKNHPLQRGSGEDKILEIFSESLLKEIEKFQPEFILISAGFDAHKKDPLGGLEFSTSTFEKMTILVKKAAEEFCKGRIISFLEGGYDVSALSESVEAHLAVLNS
- a CDS encoding helix-turn-helix transcriptional regulator, encoding MDKEKYKELFTYLGMKQKDFAQKYGVQASNLSDIVNGRAKHLPIDVILKLNEEHGFSIKWLIQGTGQMLDVKSSNSLSEEEEIILNEVRKDPKLLRILKDLIVSLKKNL